One window from the genome of Danaus plexippus chromosome 3 unlocalized genomic scaffold, MEX_DaPlex mxdp_30, whole genome shotgun sequence encodes:
- the LOC116779284 gene encoding O-glucosyltransferase rumi homolog, whose protein sequence is MHFLFIRLFVYSLIGAIVQCNYQESCLNKDSCREEINKYSKESNDFDAKIHFLIEDALKKYTPCVKTNCNCHADQIYNDLDAFKSGITKEMFAQAKLKGTTYQIFDGKIFRETDCHFPARCAGVEHYLKILAPTLPDMDLVINTRDWPQFNKDWGHKKAPVLSFSKTRSYYDIMYPTWSFWEGGPAIALYPTGIGRWDKHRTSISTAAEKWPWNKKEEKAFFRGSRTSEERDALILLSRSHPELVDAKYTKNQAWKSDADTLYAPPASEVSFEDHCKYKYLFNYRGVAASFRLKHLFLCKSLVFHVGDEWLEFFYPSLKPWVHYIPINPKADQDEIMKYIQFFKEHDTLADEIAERGFRHIWDNLSDKDVTCYWEKLLKKYAKLLKYDIVRDKNLKRI, encoded by the exons AtgcattttttgtttataaggtTATTCGTTTATTCTCTCATTGGAGCGATTGTGCAATGTAATTACCAAGAATCTTGTTTAAACAAGGATTCTTGTagagaagaaataaataaatatagtaaag aaagCAATGATTTTGATGCcaagatacattttttaatcgaagatgcattaaaaaaatacacaccaTGTGTGAAAACTAATTGTAACTGCCATGCagatcaaatatataatgatctaGATGCTTTTAAAAGCGgaataacaaaagaaatgtTCGCTCAAGCTAAGCTTAAGGGGACTACCTATCAG ATTTTCGATGGAAAGATTTTCAGAGAGACAGATTGCCATTTTCCAGCTAGATGTGCTGGAGTGGAACATTACCTAAAAATTCTTGCCCCAACCCTACCTGATATGGATTTAGTCATAAACACTAGGGACTGGCCACAGTTTAACAAAGACTGGGGTCATAAGAAAGCACCAGTGTTATCTTTCAGTAAg ACAAGgagttattatgatataatgtaCCCTACTTGGAGTTTCTGGGAAGGTGGACCGGCTATAGCATTATACCCTACAGGCATTGGCCGCTGGGACAAACATAGAACATCAATATCTACAgctgctgaaaa atgGCCTTGGAATAAGAAGGAAGAAAAAGCATTCTTCAGGGGATCAAGGACAAGCGAGGAGAGAGACGCTCTGATTCTTTTATCAAGATCTCATCCAGAACTTGTAGATGCTAAGTATACAAAAAACCAAGCTTGGAAATCTGATGCA GATACACTATATGCTCCCCCGGCAAGTGAGGTGTCGTTTGAAGACCATTGCAAATATAAATACCTCTTCAACTACAGAGGAGTGGCAGCCAGTTTccgtttaaaacatttatttttatgtaaatcattAGTATTTCATGTTGGGGACGAGTGGCTTGAATTTTTCTATCCATCACTGAAACCTTGGGTTCATTATATTCCAATCAATCCAAAAGCTGATCAAgatgaaataatgaaatatatacagttCTTCAAAGAACATGATACACTGGCTGACGAGATTGCTGAAAGGGGCTTCCGACACATTTGGGACAATCTATCAGACAAAGATGTGACTTGTTACTGGGAAAAGCTGTTGAAGAAATATGCTAAACTGCTTAAGTATGATATAGTGAGAGACAAGAATCTGAAAAGGATATAA
- the LOC116779256 gene encoding probable serine incorporator isoform X4, with product MGAVLGICSAAQLACCCGSAACSLCCSACPSCANSTSTRLMYTVMLLLVMVVACITLAPGLHEQMKKVPFCENSTSMVPGTFKVDCDNAVGYLAVYRICFATCLFFILMALLMIGVRSSKDPRAGIQNGFWGIKYLIVIGGIIGAFFIPEGSFASTWMVFGMIGGFCFIVIQLILIIDFAHSWAEKWVSNYEETQSRGWYSALLLAMLSCYALTLTGIVLLYVFYTKPDGCDLSKFIISFNLILVVVASAISILPSVQEYQPRSGLLQSAVVSLYVMYLTWSALSNSAAPCNASITDENESSFDKQSIIGLVIWVCSVLYSCVRTASSSSKITMSEHILAKDGATEGDGGEAGAKETKVYDNEDDAVAYSWSFFHVVFALATLYIMMTLTNWYNPSSQLSKSNVASMWIKITSSWLCIGLYIWTLVAPAVLPDRDFS from the exons ATGGGAGCCGTGTTAGGAATTTGTTCAGCAGCACAG ctTGCCTGCTGCTGTGGCAGTGCTGCATGCTCATTGTGCTGCTCAGCATGTCCATCATGTGCCAATTCCACATCCACCCGACTGATGTACACTGTAATGTTGCTACTTGTCATGGTAGTGGCCTGCATCACTCTTGCTCCAGGATTACATGAACAGATGAAAAAG gTACCCTTTTGTGAAAATTCAACATCAATGGTGCCAGGCACCTTCAAAGTTGACTGTGATAATGCTGTTGGTTATTTGGCTGTTTATAG AATCTGCTTTGCAACATGTCTCTTCTTTATACTGATGGCGTTGCTCATGATTGGAGTAAGATCTTCCAAAGATCCTAGAGCTGGTATACAAAATGG GTTCTGGggtataaaatatcttattgttATTGGAGGTATCATAGGAGCTTTCTTCATACCAGAAGGATCATTTGCATCAACCTGGATGGTGTTTGGAATGATTGGCGGCTTCTGCTTCATTGTTATACAGCTTATTTTGATCATTGACTTTGCTCACTCTTGGGCCGAAAAATGGGTTT cCAATTACGAAGAAACACAATCTCGAGGTTGGTACTCGGCGTTGCTGTTGGCCATGTTGTCATGCTATGCGCTTACATTGACTGGCattgttttactttatgtCTTCTATACTAAg CCAGATGGATGTGACCTATCAAAGTTCATCATCTCCTTCAATCTGATCCTGGTTGTGGTAGCAAGCGCTATATCAATCCTGCCATCAGTCCAGGAATACCAACCCAGGTCTGGTCTGCTACAGTCAGCGGTTGTCTCATTGTATGTGATGTACCTGACTTGGTCAGCCCTGTCCAACTCCGCTGCCCCATGTAATGCCAGTATCACTGACGAAAATGAG TCGTCATTCGACAAGCAGTCTATCATTGGCCTGGTGATTTGGGTGTGCAGCGTCCTATACTCGTGCGTAAGGACAGCATCTTCCTCTTCCAAGATTACAATGTCTGAGCACATTCTAGCCAAGGATGGAGCTacag AAGGAGATGGCGGCGAGGCCGGCGCCAAGGAGACCAAGGTGTATGACAACGAAGATGACGCCGTCGCCTACTCCTGGAGCTTCTTCCACGTCGTCTTCGCTCTAGCCACCCTGTATATCATGATGACACTCACCAACTGGTACAA CCCGAGTTCTCAGCTGTCCAAGTCTAATGTGGCGTCCATGTGGATCAAGATTACATCATCTTGGTTGTGCATCGGTCTATACATTTGGACCCTCGTCGCACCAGCAGTTCTGCCTGATCGCGACTTTAGTTAA
- the LOC116779256 gene encoding probable serine incorporator isoform X2 — MGAVLGICSAAQLACCCGSAACSLCCSACPSCANSTSTRLMYTVMLLLVMVVACITLAPGLHEQMKKVPFCENSTSMVPGTFKVDCDNAVGYLAVYRICFATCLFFILMALLMIGVRSSKDPRAGIQNGFWGIKYLIVIGGIIGAFFIPEGSFASTWMVFGMIGGFCFIVIQLILIIDFAHSWAEKWVSNYEETQSRGWYSALLLAMLSCYALTLTGIVLLYVFYTKPDGCDLSKFIISFNLILVVVASAISILPSVQEYQPRSGLLQSAVVSLYVMYLTWSALSNSAAPCNASITDENESSFDKQSIIGLVIWVCSVLYSCVRTASSSSKITMSEHILAKDGATGEGGLIANEEGDGGEAGAKETKVYDNEDDAVAYSWSFFHVVFALATLYIMMTLTNWYNPSSQLSKSNVASMWIKITSSWLCIGLYIWTLVAPAVLPDRDFS, encoded by the exons ATGGGAGCCGTGTTAGGAATTTGTTCAGCAGCACAG ctTGCCTGCTGCTGTGGCAGTGCTGCATGCTCATTGTGCTGCTCAGCATGTCCATCATGTGCCAATTCCACATCCACCCGACTGATGTACACTGTAATGTTGCTACTTGTCATGGTAGTGGCCTGCATCACTCTTGCTCCAGGATTACATGAACAGATGAAAAAG gTACCCTTTTGTGAAAATTCAACATCAATGGTGCCAGGCACCTTCAAAGTTGACTGTGATAATGCTGTTGGTTATTTGGCTGTTTATAG AATCTGCTTTGCAACATGTCTCTTCTTTATACTGATGGCGTTGCTCATGATTGGAGTAAGATCTTCCAAAGATCCTAGAGCTGGTATACAAAATGG GTTCTGGggtataaaatatcttattgttATTGGAGGTATCATAGGAGCTTTCTTCATACCAGAAGGATCATTTGCATCAACCTGGATGGTGTTTGGAATGATTGGCGGCTTCTGCTTCATTGTTATACAGCTTATTTTGATCATTGACTTTGCTCACTCTTGGGCCGAAAAATGGGTTT cCAATTACGAAGAAACACAATCTCGAGGTTGGTACTCGGCGTTGCTGTTGGCCATGTTGTCATGCTATGCGCTTACATTGACTGGCattgttttactttatgtCTTCTATACTAAg CCAGATGGATGTGACCTATCAAAGTTCATCATCTCCTTCAATCTGATCCTGGTTGTGGTAGCAAGCGCTATATCAATCCTGCCATCAGTCCAGGAATACCAACCCAGGTCTGGTCTGCTACAGTCAGCGGTTGTCTCATTGTATGTGATGTACCTGACTTGGTCAGCCCTGTCCAACTCCGCTGCCCCATGTAATGCCAGTATCACTGACGAAAATGAG TCGTCATTCGACAAGCAGTCTATCATTGGCCTGGTGATTTGGGTGTGCAGCGTCCTATACTCGTGCGTAAGGACAGCATCTTCCTCTTCCAAGATTACAATGTCTGAGCACATTCTAGCCAAGGATGGAGCTacag GCGAGGGAGGGCTGATTGCTAATGAAG AAGGAGATGGCGGCGAGGCCGGCGCCAAGGAGACCAAGGTGTATGACAACGAAGATGACGCCGTCGCCTACTCCTGGAGCTTCTTCCACGTCGTCTTCGCTCTAGCCACCCTGTATATCATGATGACACTCACCAACTGGTACAA CCCGAGTTCTCAGCTGTCCAAGTCTAATGTGGCGTCCATGTGGATCAAGATTACATCATCTTGGTTGTGCATCGGTCTATACATTTGGACCCTCGTCGCACCAGCAGTTCTGCCTGATCGCGACTTTAGTTAA
- the LOC116766408 gene encoding isocitrate dehydrogenase [NADP] cytoplasmic-like, with the protein MVVNGTKRLLKYVSEQTIVSRRKYGTAKRVVASKPVVEMDGDEMTRIIWEKIKEKLIFPYVKLDCLYYDLGLPHRDATNDQVTIDAAHAILKHNVGIKCATITPDEQRVEEFKLKKMWLSPNGTIRNILGGTVFREPILCKSIPRVVPGWTNAIVIGRHAHGDQYKAQDFVIAKPGKVEMVYTAADGSVEKRLLYDFKSPGVVQGMYNTDESIQAFAHSSFQVALQKKWPLYLSTKNTILKFYDGRFKDIFQEIYERDYKKQFEDAKIWYEHRLIDDMVAQAIKSSGGFVWACKNYDGDVQSDVVAQGYGSLGMMTSVLMCPDGRTVESEAAHGTVTRHYRMHQQGKPTSTNPVASIYAWTRGLMHRAKLDNTPELERFSKSLEEACVECIDSGKMTKDLVICIHGMANTKEGMYLNTEDFLQAIADQLERKLTKLNSIHYC; encoded by the exons aTGGTTGTAAACGGCACAAAACgattgttaaaatatgtttctgaACAAACTATTGTATCAAGAAGAAaat atGGAACAGCAAAAAGAGTTGTGGCATCAAAGCCTGTGGTGGAAATGGATGGAGATGAGATGACCCGTATAATTTGGGAGAAGATTAAAGAGAAACTCATATTTCCCTATGTTAAG CTGGACTGCCTGTACTACGATCTTGGTCTACCTCACCGAGACGCCACGAATGATCAGGTTACCATAGACGCCGCCCACGCGATCCTTAAACACAATGTGGGCATCAAATGCGCTACCATCACACCCGACGAGCAGAGGGTTGAAG agtttaaattaaagaagatGTGGCTGAGTCCAAACGGGACGATTCGTAATATTTTGGGGGGCACCGTGTTCAGGGAGCCCATTCTATGCAAGAGTATACCGAGAGTTGTTCCTGGATGGACGAATGCTATTGTCATTGGCCGTCATGCTCACGGAGACCAGTACAAGGCGCAAGACTTTGTTATAGCAAAACCTGGAAAG GTTGAGATGGTGTACACAGCAGCAGATGGTTCTGTAGAGAAGAGACTGCTGTATGACTTCAAATCACCAGGTGTAGTTCAAGGAATGTACAATACCGATGAATCCATACAGGCTTTCGCACACTCAAGTTTCCAG gTCGCTTTACAAAAGAAATGGCCTTTGTATCTCTCAACCAAGAACACCATATTGAAGTTCTACGACGGTCGCTTCAAGGATATTTTCCAGGAAATTTACGAACg TGATTACAAGAAGCAATTTGAAGATGCCAAAATCTGGTACGAACACCGTCTGATCGACGACATGGTTGCTCAGGCTATTAAGAGCTCGGGTGGGTTCGTGTGGGCCTGCAAAAACTATGACGGTGATGTACAGTCAGATGTCGTTGCACag GGTTACGGCTCGTTGGGTATGATGACGTCAGTGCTCATGTGTCCGGATGGTCGGACGGTTGAGTCGGAAGCGGCCCACGGTACTGTGACACGTCACTACCGGATGCACCAGCAGGGCAAGCCTACCAGCACCAACCCCGTCGCCTCTATATACGCTTGGACCAGAGGGTTGATGCACCGCGCCAAGCTCGATAACACTCCCGAGTTGGAAAGATTCTCTAAATCACTGGAAGAg GCCTGTGTGGAGTGTATAGACAGCGGGAAGATGACCAAGGATCTAGTGATCTGTATCCATGGCATGGCCAACACAAAGGAAGGGATGTATCTGAACACCGAGGACTTCCTGCAGGCCATTGCCGACCAACTTGAACGGAAACTAACCAA ATTGAACTCTATCCATTATTGTTAA
- the LOC116779256 gene encoding probable serine incorporator isoform X3, translated as MGAVLGICSAAQLACCCGSAACSLCCSACPSCANSTSTRLMYTVMLLLVMVVACITLAPGLHEQMKKVPFCENSTSMVPGTFKVDCDNAVGYLAVYRICFATCLFFILMALLMIGVRSSKDPRAGIQNGFWGIKYLIVIGGIIGAFFIPEGSFASTWMVFGMIGGFCFIVIQLILIIDFAHSWAEKWVSNYEETQSRGWYSALLLAMLSCYALTLTGIVLLYVFYTKPDGCDLSKFIISFNLILVVVASAISILPSVQEYQPRSGLLQSAVVSLYVMYLTWSALSNSAAPCNASITDENESSFDKQSIIGLVIWVCSVLYSCVRTASSSSKITMSEHILAKDGATGYDQIEGDGGEAGAKETKVYDNEDDAVAYSWSFFHVVFALATLYIMMTLTNWYNPSSQLSKSNVASMWIKITSSWLCIGLYIWTLVAPAVLPDRDFS; from the exons ATGGGAGCCGTGTTAGGAATTTGTTCAGCAGCACAG ctTGCCTGCTGCTGTGGCAGTGCTGCATGCTCATTGTGCTGCTCAGCATGTCCATCATGTGCCAATTCCACATCCACCCGACTGATGTACACTGTAATGTTGCTACTTGTCATGGTAGTGGCCTGCATCACTCTTGCTCCAGGATTACATGAACAGATGAAAAAG gTACCCTTTTGTGAAAATTCAACATCAATGGTGCCAGGCACCTTCAAAGTTGACTGTGATAATGCTGTTGGTTATTTGGCTGTTTATAG AATCTGCTTTGCAACATGTCTCTTCTTTATACTGATGGCGTTGCTCATGATTGGAGTAAGATCTTCCAAAGATCCTAGAGCTGGTATACAAAATGG GTTCTGGggtataaaatatcttattgttATTGGAGGTATCATAGGAGCTTTCTTCATACCAGAAGGATCATTTGCATCAACCTGGATGGTGTTTGGAATGATTGGCGGCTTCTGCTTCATTGTTATACAGCTTATTTTGATCATTGACTTTGCTCACTCTTGGGCCGAAAAATGGGTTT cCAATTACGAAGAAACACAATCTCGAGGTTGGTACTCGGCGTTGCTGTTGGCCATGTTGTCATGCTATGCGCTTACATTGACTGGCattgttttactttatgtCTTCTATACTAAg CCAGATGGATGTGACCTATCAAAGTTCATCATCTCCTTCAATCTGATCCTGGTTGTGGTAGCAAGCGCTATATCAATCCTGCCATCAGTCCAGGAATACCAACCCAGGTCTGGTCTGCTACAGTCAGCGGTTGTCTCATTGTATGTGATGTACCTGACTTGGTCAGCCCTGTCCAACTCCGCTGCCCCATGTAATGCCAGTATCACTGACGAAAATGAG TCGTCATTCGACAAGCAGTCTATCATTGGCCTGGTGATTTGGGTGTGCAGCGTCCTATACTCGTGCGTAAGGACAGCATCTTCCTCTTCCAAGATTACAATGTCTGAGCACATTCTAGCCAAGGATGGAGCTacag GTTATGATCAAATAGAAGGAGATGGCGGCGAGGCCGGCGCCAAGGAGACCAAGGTGTATGACAACGAAGATGACGCCGTCGCCTACTCCTGGAGCTTCTTCCACGTCGTCTTCGCTCTAGCCACCCTGTATATCATGATGACACTCACCAACTGGTACAA CCCGAGTTCTCAGCTGTCCAAGTCTAATGTGGCGTCCATGTGGATCAAGATTACATCATCTTGGTTGTGCATCGGTCTATACATTTGGACCCTCGTCGCACCAGCAGTTCTGCCTGATCGCGACTTTAGTTAA
- the LOC116779256 gene encoding probable serine incorporator isoform X1: MGAVLGICSAAQLACCCGSAACSLCCSACPSCANSTSTRLMYTVMLLLVMVVACITLAPGLHEQMKKVPFCENSTSMVPGTFKVDCDNAVGYLAVYRICFATCLFFILMALLMIGVRSSKDPRAGIQNGFWGIKYLIVIGGIIGAFFIPEGSFASTWMVFGMIGGFCFIVIQLILIIDFAHSWAEKWVSNYEETQSRGWYSALLLAMLSCYALTLTGIVLLYVFYTKPDGCDLSKFIISFNLILVVVASAISILPSVQEYQPRSGLLQSAVVSLYVMYLTWSALSNSAAPCNASITDENESSFDKQSIIGLVIWVCSVLYSCVRTASSSSKITMSEHILAKDGATGEGGLIANEGYDQIEGDGGEAGAKETKVYDNEDDAVAYSWSFFHVVFALATLYIMMTLTNWYNPSSQLSKSNVASMWIKITSSWLCIGLYIWTLVAPAVLPDRDFS, translated from the exons ATGGGAGCCGTGTTAGGAATTTGTTCAGCAGCACAG ctTGCCTGCTGCTGTGGCAGTGCTGCATGCTCATTGTGCTGCTCAGCATGTCCATCATGTGCCAATTCCACATCCACCCGACTGATGTACACTGTAATGTTGCTACTTGTCATGGTAGTGGCCTGCATCACTCTTGCTCCAGGATTACATGAACAGATGAAAAAG gTACCCTTTTGTGAAAATTCAACATCAATGGTGCCAGGCACCTTCAAAGTTGACTGTGATAATGCTGTTGGTTATTTGGCTGTTTATAG AATCTGCTTTGCAACATGTCTCTTCTTTATACTGATGGCGTTGCTCATGATTGGAGTAAGATCTTCCAAAGATCCTAGAGCTGGTATACAAAATGG GTTCTGGggtataaaatatcttattgttATTGGAGGTATCATAGGAGCTTTCTTCATACCAGAAGGATCATTTGCATCAACCTGGATGGTGTTTGGAATGATTGGCGGCTTCTGCTTCATTGTTATACAGCTTATTTTGATCATTGACTTTGCTCACTCTTGGGCCGAAAAATGGGTTT cCAATTACGAAGAAACACAATCTCGAGGTTGGTACTCGGCGTTGCTGTTGGCCATGTTGTCATGCTATGCGCTTACATTGACTGGCattgttttactttatgtCTTCTATACTAAg CCAGATGGATGTGACCTATCAAAGTTCATCATCTCCTTCAATCTGATCCTGGTTGTGGTAGCAAGCGCTATATCAATCCTGCCATCAGTCCAGGAATACCAACCCAGGTCTGGTCTGCTACAGTCAGCGGTTGTCTCATTGTATGTGATGTACCTGACTTGGTCAGCCCTGTCCAACTCCGCTGCCCCATGTAATGCCAGTATCACTGACGAAAATGAG TCGTCATTCGACAAGCAGTCTATCATTGGCCTGGTGATTTGGGTGTGCAGCGTCCTATACTCGTGCGTAAGGACAGCATCTTCCTCTTCCAAGATTACAATGTCTGAGCACATTCTAGCCAAGGATGGAGCTacag GCGAGGGAGGGCTGATTGCTAATGAAG GTTATGATCAAATAGAAGGAGATGGCGGCGAGGCCGGCGCCAAGGAGACCAAGGTGTATGACAACGAAGATGACGCCGTCGCCTACTCCTGGAGCTTCTTCCACGTCGTCTTCGCTCTAGCCACCCTGTATATCATGATGACACTCACCAACTGGTACAA CCCGAGTTCTCAGCTGTCCAAGTCTAATGTGGCGTCCATGTGGATCAAGATTACATCATCTTGGTTGTGCATCGGTCTATACATTTGGACCCTCGTCGCACCAGCAGTTCTGCCTGATCGCGACTTTAGTTAA